The proteins below are encoded in one region of Rhodothermus profundi:
- the leuS gene encoding leucine--tRNA ligase, producing MAGYPFRAIEKKWQRYWDEHKTFRTPGPGEPGFDPSKPKYYVLDMFPYPSGAGLHVGHPEGYTATDIMARYRRMKGYNVLHPMGWDAFGLPAEQYAIETNTHPRITTERNIARFRAQLKSLGFSYDWDREINTTDPRYYKWTQWIFLQLYKKGLAYEAEVPVNWCPALGTVLANEEVIDGRSERGGHPVYRRPMRQWMLRITAYADRLLEDLKLLDWPESIKEMQRNWIGRSEGAEIEFPVVGLEARIRVFTTRPDTLFGATYMVLAPEHPLVDQITTEAHRAEVEAYRQQAQQKSDLERTELAREKTGVFTGGYAINPATGQRIPIWIADYVLGHYGTGAIMAVPGHDQRDWEFARKYKLPIVEVVQGGNLEEGAFEGDGPHVNSANEEVSLNGLDNEAAKRVIVEWLERKGWGKRSVQYRLRDWLFSRQRYWGEPFPIVHEVDEEGRRTGRTYPLDESELPVELPDLEDFRPQPAPDPEAEPQPPLARAVDWVRVQGWVTPEGTVRLLKPGVEPPPGVEIKRFHRETNTMPQWAGSCWYYLRYIDPHNDERFVDPEKERYWMPVDLYVGGAEHAVLHLLYARFWHKVLYDLGLVSTPEPFMKLVNQGLILGEMEYTAFRDAQGRWVSAEHVEDGVDVRTGAKLEAVRLKEDEVEKQGEFFVLKTHPEVRLEARAYKMSKSRGNVVNPDEVIERYGADSLRLYEMFMGPLEQVKPWSTRGVEGVHRFLNRVWRLYVNETDGSLRVVEAEPTREQLRALHQTLRKVTDDIEAMRFNTAIAAMMEFVNEANRWDTFPRAVAEPFVLMLSPFAPHIAEELWERLGHTQSLAYEPWPEVNEAYLKVEEIEIAVQVNGKVRATVRIPAEADKETALAIARQHANVARHLDGKTIRRAIYVPGRIINFVVG from the coding sequence ATGGCCGGATACCCTTTTCGCGCCATAGAAAAGAAGTGGCAGCGCTACTGGGACGAGCACAAGACATTTCGGACGCCGGGACCGGGTGAACCTGGCTTTGATCCGAGCAAGCCTAAGTACTACGTGCTCGACATGTTTCCCTACCCCAGTGGGGCAGGATTGCACGTAGGGCATCCCGAAGGCTACACGGCCACCGATATCATGGCCCGCTACCGGCGCATGAAAGGCTACAACGTGCTTCACCCGATGGGATGGGATGCCTTCGGGTTGCCGGCCGAGCAGTACGCGATTGAAACCAATACGCATCCGCGCATAACGACCGAACGCAACATCGCGCGCTTTCGCGCCCAGCTTAAAAGCCTGGGTTTTTCGTACGATTGGGATCGCGAAATCAATACGACCGATCCTCGCTATTACAAGTGGACCCAGTGGATTTTTCTGCAGCTTTACAAAAAGGGGCTGGCCTACGAGGCAGAGGTACCGGTCAACTGGTGCCCGGCGCTTGGCACGGTGCTGGCCAATGAAGAGGTGATCGATGGCAGATCGGAGCGAGGGGGGCATCCTGTATATCGCCGGCCCATGCGCCAGTGGATGCTGCGCATCACCGCCTATGCAGATCGGCTCCTGGAAGATCTGAAGCTGCTCGACTGGCCCGAGAGCATTAAAGAAATGCAGCGCAACTGGATCGGGCGGTCGGAAGGAGCGGAGATTGAGTTTCCGGTGGTAGGGCTGGAGGCCCGCATTCGCGTCTTTACCACGCGGCCCGATACGCTCTTTGGGGCTACCTACATGGTGCTGGCCCCTGAGCATCCGCTGGTGGATCAGATAACAACGGAGGCGCATCGGGCCGAAGTGGAAGCTTACCGGCAGCAAGCGCAGCAGAAGTCGGATCTGGAACGCACAGAGCTGGCCCGCGAAAAAACTGGGGTGTTCACCGGAGGGTATGCCATCAATCCCGCCACAGGGCAGCGAATTCCGATCTGGATTGCCGATTACGTACTGGGGCATTATGGCACCGGCGCTATTATGGCCGTGCCTGGCCATGACCAGCGCGACTGGGAGTTCGCCCGCAAGTACAAGTTGCCTATCGTGGAGGTTGTGCAGGGGGGCAACCTGGAAGAAGGGGCATTTGAAGGTGATGGTCCCCACGTCAACTCCGCTAATGAGGAGGTATCGCTCAACGGACTTGACAATGAAGCAGCCAAGCGCGTCATCGTTGAATGGTTAGAACGTAAAGGGTGGGGGAAGCGCTCCGTGCAGTACCGGCTGCGCGACTGGCTCTTCAGCCGCCAACGCTACTGGGGTGAACCCTTCCCGATCGTGCACGAAGTAGATGAAGAAGGCCGTCGAACGGGTCGTACCTATCCCCTGGACGAGTCCGAGTTGCCCGTTGAACTGCCGGATCTGGAGGACTTCCGGCCACAGCCAGCACCAGATCCGGAAGCAGAACCCCAGCCGCCCCTGGCCCGCGCTGTCGACTGGGTGCGCGTCCAGGGCTGGGTAACGCCTGAAGGAACCGTGCGGCTCCTTAAGCCCGGGGTGGAGCCTCCGCCCGGTGTGGAAATCAAGCGGTTCCATCGAGAGACGAATACCATGCCCCAGTGGGCAGGCTCCTGCTGGTACTACCTGCGCTATATTGATCCGCACAACGACGAGCGCTTTGTGGATCCGGAAAAAGAACGCTACTGGATGCCCGTCGATCTTTATGTGGGCGGGGCCGAGCATGCCGTGTTGCATCTGCTCTATGCGCGTTTCTGGCACAAAGTGCTGTACGACCTGGGATTGGTTTCCACCCCCGAGCCCTTTATGAAGCTGGTCAATCAGGGGCTCATCCTGGGCGAGATGGAATACACGGCCTTCCGGGACGCCCAGGGGCGCTGGGTATCAGCCGAGCATGTGGAGGATGGCGTAGACGTACGCACCGGTGCGAAGCTGGAAGCTGTCCGGCTAAAAGAGGATGAAGTTGAAAAGCAGGGTGAATTTTTCGTGCTCAAGACGCATCCTGAAGTTCGCCTGGAGGCTCGGGCCTACAAGATGAGCAAGAGTCGGGGCAATGTGGTCAACCCCGACGAGGTGATTGAACGGTACGGCGCGGATTCCCTTCGACTCTATGAGATGTTCATGGGGCCGTTAGAACAGGTCAAACCGTGGAGTACGCGGGGGGTAGAAGGGGTTCACCGGTTCCTGAACCGGGTCTGGCGCCTGTATGTGAACGAGACGGATGGTTCGCTGCGCGTGGTTGAAGCCGAACCCACGCGCGAGCAGCTTCGCGCACTTCATCAGACCCTTCGCAAGGTGACTGACGATATTGAGGCGATGCGCTTCAACACGGCCATCGCGGCCATGATGGAATTTGTCAACGAAGCCAACCGCTGGGATACGTTTCCGCGCGCTGTGGCTGAACCCTTCGTGCTAATGCTCAGCCCGTTTGCTCCGCACATTGCAGAAGAGCTCTGGGAGCGGCTGGGCCATACGCAGTCGCTGGCCTATGAGCCATGGCCAGAAGTAAACGAGGCGTATCTGAAAGTGGAGGAGATAGAGATTGCCGTGCAGGTGAATGGCAAGGTGCGGGCAACGGTTCGAATTCCCGCGGAAGCTGATAAGGAGACCGCTCTGGCCATCGCTCGCCAGCATGCAAACGTTGCCCGCCACCTTGACGGAAAGACCATTCGGCGGGCCATCTACGTGCCGGGGCGTATTATCAACTTTGTTGTGGGCTAA
- a CDS encoding porin family protein, with amino-acid sequence MRNRLWMLSLWMAFVGIPSLYAQPAPTVGFAAGWVQATFSGKDLGRAAYRAGFSAGVFLSYPLANWLAIRPEFWYEMKGGKQLAGAPFAPDGASVRITYTSLPLLLQVAPGTGRVRLLLGPQFSVRLNTEVEGEDADMFFQAFDVGGVGGLEVGLPVQRGLMQEVFIAGRYYLGLTKIDHSGPRADDVKNRSFSLTLGVAFR; translated from the coding sequence ATGCGGAACCGTCTATGGATGCTGAGCCTGTGGATGGCCTTCGTTGGGATCCCCTCCCTTTACGCGCAGCCTGCGCCGACCGTTGGATTCGCAGCCGGGTGGGTGCAGGCCACCTTTTCCGGGAAAGACCTGGGCCGTGCTGCTTATCGAGCAGGTTTTTCGGCCGGTGTGTTTCTGAGCTACCCGCTGGCGAACTGGCTGGCGATTCGGCCTGAGTTCTGGTATGAAATGAAAGGTGGTAAGCAATTAGCCGGTGCCCCGTTCGCTCCCGATGGAGCCAGCGTCCGCATTACCTATACCAGCCTGCCCCTCCTGCTGCAGGTGGCTCCTGGAACCGGTCGGGTTCGCCTGCTTCTGGGACCGCAGTTTTCGGTGCGCCTCAACACCGAAGTGGAAGGGGAAGATGCCGACATGTTCTTTCAGGCGTTTGATGTGGGTGGCGTAGGTGGTCTGGAGGTAGGGCTTCCGGTGCAGCGCGGGCTCATGCAGGAAGTGTTTATCGCCGGACGTTACTATCTGGGACTTACAAAGATTGACCACAGCGGTCCACGGGCTGATGATGTAAAGAACCGGAGCTTTTCCCTGACGCTGGGCGTAGCCTTCCGGTAA
- a CDS encoding HD domain-containing protein: MADKSVDRVLFSPLVEQAIELAARWHDGTYRKSQWRPPLMPAPDPEDLVPVPVMAHLTAVALLVDRAGWDDVTVAAAFLHDALEDANRYGQQLRYDVLRERMGEAVARLVRDVTEQKFDAQGRLRSWEARKADYLAHLRTATPAAVAISLADKLHNLWTINQSLQAGMDVFTEGPGRRALSAGPEAQLRFHQALLELAQQHDEPRLVPLKQRLAQEIARFAQWMAARAAF; this comes from the coding sequence ATGGCAGACAAAAGCGTCGACCGCGTATTGTTCAGCCCCCTGGTAGAGCAGGCTATTGAATTGGCCGCACGCTGGCATGATGGCACCTACCGAAAAAGCCAGTGGCGGCCACCGCTTATGCCTGCACCTGACCCAGAGGATCTGGTACCCGTGCCGGTTATGGCGCATCTGACTGCCGTTGCGCTGCTGGTGGACCGGGCAGGATGGGACGATGTAACGGTAGCTGCTGCCTTCCTGCACGATGCCCTGGAAGACGCAAACCGATATGGCCAGCAACTCCGCTATGACGTGCTGCGGGAGCGTATGGGGGAGGCCGTAGCGCGCCTGGTGCGTGATGTGACCGAGCAAAAGTTTGATGCCCAGGGCCGCTTGCGAAGCTGGGAAGCCCGCAAGGCTGACTATCTGGCCCACCTGCGAACGGCAACGCCGGCCGCTGTCGCTATCAGTCTGGCCGATAAACTACATAACCTGTGGACTATCAACCAGAGCCTGCAGGCCGGCATGGACGTGTTCACCGAAGGACCCGGCCGGCGTGCACTCAGCGCCGGACCGGAAGCCCAACTGCGCTTCCACCAGGCCCTGCTTGAGCTGGCTCAGCAGCATGACGAACCGCGCCTGGTTCCGCTGAAGCAACGTTTGGCGCAAGAAATTGCCCGCTTTGCGCAGTGGATGGCGGCACGCGCTGCATTTTAA